The genomic DNA TGTAATTTCAAACTGAAATGGATAGAGGTTTTAAATTGCCgtcattatttttttcattttttttttgtcttgtttttttatGGAAATTGTGATCGTATGCCTTTCTATCTAGGAATCAAGAATATAACcttgaaagcaaacaaaaaacttgaaaatgaaagcaaattCAAGAAAGGATTGTTAGTGTAATTATCAATTAACTATGATAACCCAAGGCATGACAACCCATATTGTACATCGTGATAGGGAccctttttcttccatttcttttGTAAATTTCTCCAATTGAATAGACATGATTGTAAATTCAAGATTTGGAGAATGGACGATGGTTTCCTGTAAAGCACCTAAACTTTTCAAGTCTGCATTCCGACTGTTTTAATTCCCTCTGTGCCGTGAGAACATTAGGGAGACTAATGCAATGATTCTTatctaaaacaattaaattttttctcctttttgtaGTAATAAAGTGATTGCTCCTTGAGTCATTAAGCCTGAAAAGTGTTTATCAATATTGCAGGAATAAAACTGACCTGCATTGTCAGGGTCACACATTCAATTTAATCAATTCATGTCAATGAAAATACAAGGACCACcaagatttattccaaattgcaaatGCTGGGCGGGAGGAGTTGTTGTTTAGGTCCAATGGAGGCCATTGTGGCCGTTTAATGTCTTAAAACATTATTAATTTATCATCATTTTTAGAGTAACTGTAAGCTGATTAAAGTTTTAAAGCCATTTCTTGCAATATTGTGAGGCATTTCCTTTTGTATAAATAGCTGTAGTGTCTGGAGTGTGGtactttgaaaattttccctcaTAGTGTATCCAGGTGTTTGATGTTTATAGACAAAATATTTGGGCCCTGTTAACTAATGATGTCAAAGAAGTAACTTGTGCAAAAGGGTGAGAATAGAAGTCTTGTTGGAAATCTAGAGCTTTTTGTCAAGTCTTTATAGAAATGTTGAACGATAGTTACCCTTCAGATGCTGGGAATGTTTTGACAATTCAGGAAGGAATTAcattcttgacttctttgacGTAATTAGTTACCAGTACTACACTTATTTCAACGAACAGTTGAAacccggggtgggggggggggggtggagcgTCATAGAGACAATAAAAATTTTTCGTTGTGCTGTTGAGAAAAGGGAGGAAGCAATCCTCATAAGCCCTGTGAAGTGCCATATTACCCTCACAAGCTTTCTTGCCAAGAAATCTAGGCAAAACTTTAACCTTTCTTATcctgaaaacatgttaaaagaacAAATTTTTCATTTAAAGTAAACAGATCTTACTTTTACAGGTGGGTGTAGGATGCCAAAACTTTACATCTCAAAGTGACCCTAACacacaaaatattttctttcatttttcatttacctttaaagtgctactatgacaaaaagaacaattcttcctttcctttggatttcaaaactatgttaacccattgactcccaggggttccccattgacgagtaaaatcgtctggcgttagagtgaAATACTTAGTCTGGCAGGTTTAGGTGGTTTGGGCGTCAAAAGGGTTAACTAAACaccaagtgacccacgttttacgGCCtggttttcttatttattggtccgccattgctATCTTTTTATCGTCAAGGattcactggtttaagaatgtAATGCGTGTAcgtggctgaattaatatgcagcacgggaattTCAGCCTTTCAGATTTTTAATCTTGTGTTTGACgtatataataagttgcgtttacaTGCGGAATTTTCAAGCTAGTAAGTAAATGGCACCACTTTCCCTATATCCAACAGGTTAAGGTCCAATCAGTAGGTTTTGAACGCCAGTAATGGGGAAGCATGAAATCCAAATCTTGCACTCacaataaacagcctttggaaaAAATTCAAAGCTCGAAATTTTGcaagtcaggtgttaagcgaacatgCTTTCAAAAAAtcttaacaaaaaaagaaataattttttttacaatcatAGTAGCACCTAAAATTATCAAGAGTTAAATATATTTTATCGTGTCTCATCAAGAGTTCACTTTCAATGAGCCTCTCAAGTTACTTTAAGTTAACAAGACTGGCATGCATTTATTGTGCAATGGTGTCCCATTCCAATTTCAAATGAATGTTTACAATGCAATTATTTGATGTCatatcaggaatagacccaaaTGTTGTATGATGATATCATCATACAATATCAGGATTAGACCTCATATAATAGCTAGGTCATGAGTAAAGTAACTGctagttttcaacatttttatgaGTGATGTGTTATGGTTTTGCAATCTAACTTgtgcaaaataaaatatttgggaGTTAGGGGTTGTGAAACACCTTGGCAAGATTTGTGTCTCACTTATCTATTAATTACTATTAATTATTGCGAGAAAAGGCATTGGCAGCGTGTACAGCATGGGTCacttgttgcaggtcattgctctaccgttgcaggtcattgttctACCGTTCTTAAAGTAACCCTAAACCCTCAATTTGGTTGTTAAGCTTAGAGTAGcccaaaaggtaaaataatgacctgcaACAAGTAACCCATGAAAAGTGGCcagtgttttagacccgccaaAAGGAATTCTATACAAAAGAATGTGTGGTACAAATTACAAGGCAGCCATGTCAACTTCCTGGGTCAATGTGTGCATGTCAAAATCCCGACACATGGATGGCTCCCTTGACTACTTTGCCATGGGTATGCCCCCTCTTCTGACCTTAGGACCTACCGGTATCGTGAATAAGTACATTAGTGGGTATGATAAAgcagaaatgttaaaaaattcgACTTCTAAGAAACTCCTAAACTCCCGGGCACATGAAAAGGTCTCACTGTTATAACAATTGTAATATGAAATATTGCACGACTCCTTCCTCAAAAGACGAAATTTTCATATTGTGTATTGTTATAGTCAGGGAATATTGATTCCAAACTCAGCTAAGTACTTAACTtgccattaataataattattataatgtcCACTGAAATACTGAAAACGAATGTTATCAAAATTAATTGATGTAGCTCAAGCGAGAAGATACTTAATTGAGTTAACAAATAAAACACAAAGAGGAATATCCCTAACCCATCCAAACAGATATGAATAACATTACAAATCTATTGGATCATTAAGCACTTTTAGTGACATAAAATAAGAGTAAGATAAAAGGCAAACCAAGGCAATTACAAAGGATTTGCTACACTCAATTAAATACCACTATAGCTAGGCAAGTTACATTGGTAGCTGACAATCCATATAACCTACACAACAACCATAATTATGGTACACAGTGTACTTTGCCATAGTACTGAGAAGGAAAGTGACGCTTCATCCAGAGTCTTGTGCAAATATTACAATGTATTTTCAACGAACTCTACAGTGCATCAGTACCAgcggacaattttttttcctttttaaaatacTACTATGATGAAATTCGCATCTTTTCTATCTACGCTATCTTAAGACATAAGCTTGTAGACTGTATGTGAAGAAGTTTGCTATTTACTGTTTTTAACAAGCGAATCAATCAGGGACTCGACAACAGCATGTTTAGAGTTAACAAATGCCAGTTTTGCAGCTACCTTTGGAAAGGCCTTGTATGAAATTGGTAAGGACATCTCTTTAGCATTCGAAGAGCAAGCAACAAAATTATACAAATCAGCAACATTTTTGGAGTTAACCTGGATGCTGCATGTTGTCAAAACTTCAATGATAACAAACAAGGTTACTGTTTCCAGTGATGTCCAAGGACCGGGTGTCAAGTCAAATCCTCCTTCAGCCAAAAATTTTGCACCTTTAGTGCGTTTGTAGGGGTCTGGGTTAGGCCTTTTCCTACTCTCACTTCTACAACCAACTGCTGTGCTTGAGTCAGACAACTTCTGATTCTCATGTCTGTTTCCACAATTAAAGCATTTGCAATATTTTGAGCAATACACGCCTTGACGGAGACAGGGACACTTGGACTTTCTTTTTAAGTCTTTGCATGCGGTAAAAGTAGGGTCTTGTTTCTTCGTTAGGCCACATGAGCATCCCGTTGCCAAATCATTAGATGCTGTCATCTCTACGAGTGGACAATTTTTGCAGTTAATGCAGCGACATTCTCTTGAGCATTTGTTACCTGATTTGACACAGGAGCACCTAAGACTTTCGCAGGATCCTAGAACTTCTCCTCCTTTCTGCTTCAAGTACAAACCGCAGTTGCATAACACCTTTTTTTGACCAGGACCTTGTTTTCCAGAAAGGTGTAAGTCATCAATTGCTACATGTAAGTGAAATACAAATgattagaaacaaaaacattacatttacaaGTCTTGCGATTAAGGTTTCCATTAACTGAATAATGGTCAAACCCAGAAGAAAGGAAATGATTCCCTGAACATAATGTTAGATGTGAGATAGTAAATAGCCAACATGGCACATTGTGCAAAGTTGGCTAAAacagtctcatatccaataagCATAATTTTCAGGCAAGACGCTCAAAATTCGGGCAACAAAGAAACGATTAAAgatggaattaaaaaatatataaataaggcaaaaatataaaaaaaagagcACTTTAAAGTATAAAAGTGTTACTTCTGTAAGTTATAAGATATTAAAGTCCTTGTTTTGAAATAAGCCCTCGCGGTTAATCTTAAAACATTTGAATTGCTCAGCTGCTGATCTGTTGATCGCTGACATTTGCTGCAGTTCGCGCCAAACTTTCGCCCCATTTTTAAGGCGGCGCGAGAGATCAAAGATGACAGAAAGTTTCAGTTCGAAGTTTCTTCGTGGTCTGTACCATTGGCTCTTTGGGCGACGCCGGCATTCGAAACTATTTCAGATCAATGGGACTTTTAAGGTGAGTTCAAGCAGCCTACGAGGCTTCAGGtaaatatttaatttagcgTTAGCAATTTATTCTGCATAAAATTTATAAAtgtgaggttctaaaaacaCTTTGTTTCGAATATGTACAGTTTTATGACTTTTAAGGATTGTAAACGAATGTTTctttcgtacattttgagggAATAGAAAAAGGATTTCAACAATCAAACATTCGGGCACTGTGTTATTGTTTTCGGGCAAAAaggacacccccccccccccaggtcGGATCGTGCCCGTATGCCTATGCCAAAAAGTGCGAAATGGAATAATAAttcttgttttattaaatttcaataaaattctgaactgttttacggacggtgcccactaattcGAAGGtgtttttgcgcggttgtatggatatgcgggaaaagcaaatctaaacaagtgttattaaagtcCAAAAAgacaattgggggtaaccacccccgcattttttcaaagacaagtaatcaacaatattagtcaaaagctttaaaacacaaagcaaCGTATGGCTTTCCTTTCAGAAAAATGCATGGGTAGCCCAAATTAtctttttggatagcaagaccacttgctaagttctgctttcttggaatagttttaaaccatgcaaaaatatccctggaTAACTAAGCactgccgataggaaatccgagtgtctggAGATACGCAGAACAAAAGCGTGATAACAATAGTGgtcaccgtccttaagcaagaACGACAGAATATTGTCTCAGTTATTAcaaaacaattaacacaacCAGTTTCCATTTAAGGTCATTACCAAgactgaaaatttaataataaaatttatgcCAGGAAAACCTTACGAAAAAAACTAGTCATTTCATTAGAACCTCAAAAGGGATTTGAGTGTCTTGTGGAAATGGTTAATACAAGTATGAGTggcatttttcttttcagacaATATGCCTCAAGTATACGTAATGTTGAATGTTTGTGTCGATGCAGCACATTTTGTGATGCTGTTTTTATGAGAATGAAACTAATGTATTGTTAAATGTACAATTTTCAAACAGCACATGTAAACTAAATGAGGGTGGTGGATGTCTTATAACTCAGTGGCAGAACTTTGTACAAAAATAACAAGGTACGATGACATTTTGGGCTACCAGTTATAGATACATAATGATCAGCTCACCTCTAGTTGCATCATAATGGCCTGGGGGTGAATGATTATAGGCTACATAGATTGATCGCGTAGTTAGCAGTGTCGAGGGCACAAATGTCAGGACCGGTGAACCAGGGATAGAAGTAATCACTACAATTGGAATCTTCAGAAGGTTGCTGCATGCACAAACACACAAGTCTCCCAAAGAACTATTGAACCATCCAGATTTGGCAAATGTTGTCAGTTCATCGTTCACATTAAAGTCCACAAAAGAGCTATACTTCTCCATATTTTTCTCGATTTCCTGGCAGAACAATAGGCGCAACTGTAGGGTGTCTGTCTCTATTGAGCTTCCTAATCCAATAGATTTCAAATGACAAGCAAGgccatcatcaccatcatcattgcTGACTAATGATAATATTTTATGAAGCTCAGTTACAATACTTGCAAAACAGCAATCACCATTCCCAGGAATTCGATGTAATGCAAGACCAAATGCAGATAGATGTCGTTGTAGGCAGTCATTATTCATTTCTGCAGAGAGTACTTTTGCCGAAATGTTGTTGCCTTGTGATGCAGTAAATGTATTGCAGCTTTGACTATGAATCACTTGTACCATTCTTTTAATGTCAGAGAATGGAAAGTTAAAAATGTCAAAAGCTCTTGAGGTGCATTTCTTTTCAACTGATGTAAAAACTTCATGCAAGTGAAGAACTCTGCTTAATGTATAATTCACTAATGTGTCCCTTTTGAGATCTTCCAACCTACCAGAATGGACATCGATACCAAACTCTTTCTGTGATGATGGTAACAAGATGCTGGAATTATTCTTTTCCATGGCCATTGCAAGAGGGACATCTCTTGACACACCGGCACTCTTAAATTTCTTGGTCAGAGACTCATGAAAGTTATCTGGCATTCTATCGTTTTGATGAATCTCAATAGGAACCACAGGCACAACTCTAACATTGGATCGATGTTTCCTTTGATCTGGTTGAACTTTACAGTTCCAAACATATAAAAATACTGTTAACACTGCAATTGCAAGTTCAGGAGAGACAGTGGCAGCTCCCCCAAGAAGGGACCTTTTCAGTTGCCTGTGAAGTCGCTCATTTTTTTGGGTGCCTACTCCTGGGGGAATTCCTGAACAACAGCCACTTTGTATATGTTTTTTAATATGGTCTATGGCATTTTTACTTTCATCAGACAGACAATGTTCCCATTTCTGGACAAACATTTGCAAATTAGCTTCTATACTTTCTGCATCTGGAGTTTCCATTGTCCTGGACTGCCCAACATCATCATTAGCACGAAAGATGAGGCCAAATTCATTTGAAAGTTGCTGTGATTGACAAGAGCCCTTGGGTACAGTTCTAACAAATCGTTGGCAGGCATGAAAAAGATCCAATTTTACCGGAACAGAGGGGAAAACTTTGCGATATGATGGGCGGCTAGAGCAGCAGTCATCCACCATGATCATGTCGAGTTGTTGACCTTTCGCATctaatagttttttaaaatcatttaaaaGGTCTTCAACTTCTTTGAAAGCTGTACTGCGTGTTAGCCTCCAAGCCACCACTTGACCATGTTCGtttaaagcaataaacaaattcTCAAATTGATGTACGAACACGTCATCAGAATTCCTTACCACTCCAACTTGTT from Montipora foliosa isolate CH-2021 chromosome 7, ASM3666993v2, whole genome shotgun sequence includes the following:
- the LOC138011486 gene encoding uncharacterized protein; translation: MCFSNQSSNHNNINGSQFAFKFFQVVITCLLASCFVETDGIILGKEEEDILIKVIEEFKLNPTHWIYNSPFTPDKEKACISKIFLWCPLQHYQTTVLCPIHKCPLEFHSWTTKLTHQSPRNPRLVYDLQGNILLVQSIYRCKRNLAELKLPGHEYYSASADILNIIPITIKEKFPIKLLYRSACSQGLLDYVFTHIGRGQNFLELSEDIGSMNFKAFIRNNRGSISSSAFYDSIIYSYPSNDQLMHIFLSYFNEMEHAYQKQMELVPCTILTCDHTFKVSKQVGVVRNSDDVFVHQFENLFIALNEHGQVVAWRLTRSTAFKEVEDLLNDFKKLLDAKGQQLDMIMVDDCCSSRPSYRKVFPSVPVKLDLFHACQRFVRTVPKGSCQSQQLSNEFGLIFRANDDVGQSRTMETPDAESIEANLQMFVQKWEHCLSDESKNAIDHIKKHIQSGCCSGIPPGVGTQKNERLHRQLKRSLLGGAATVSPELAIAVLTVFLYVWNCKVQPDQRKHRSNVRVVPVVPIEIHQNDRMPDNFHESLTKKFKSAGVSRDVPLAMAMEKNNSSILLPSSQKEFGIDVHSGRLEDLKRDTLVNYTLSRVLHLHEVFTSVEKKCTSRAFDIFNFPFSDIKRMVQVIHSQSCNTFTASQGNNISAKVLSAEMNNDCLQRHLSAFGLALHRIPGNGDCCFASIVTELHKILSLVSNDDGDDGLACHLKSIGLGSSIETDTLQLRLLFCQEIEKNMEKYSSFVDFNVNDELTTFAKSGWFNSSLGDLCVCACSNLLKIPIVVITSIPGSPVLTFVPSTLLTTRSIYVAYNHSPPGHYDATRAIDDLHLSGKQGPGQKKVLCNCGLYLKQKGGEVLGSCESLRCSCVKSGNKCSRECRCINCKNCPLVEMTASNDLATGCSCGLTKKQDPTFTACKDLKRKSKCPCLRQGVYCSKYCKCFNCGNRHENQKLSDSSTAVGCRSESRKRPNPDPYKRTKGAKFLAEGGFDLTPGPWTSLETVTLFVIIEVLTTCSIQVNSKNVADLYNFVACSSNAKEMSLPISYKAFPKVAAKLAFVNSKHAVVESLIDSLVKNSK